Within the Macaca nemestrina isolate mMacNem1 chromosome 5, mMacNem.hap1, whole genome shotgun sequence genome, the region TCCTGAGAGTGCAACAGCAGGAGGCTCTGCCCCCTCCAGCATCCCTCTGCCCACCCAGAGAGGAAGGACatgaagagaggaagaggagactCACATTTGGTGGGTTTGAGCTCATGCATGCAGCTTAGCCTCCTAGAGCTTCTCTGGCCTGGAAAATATGGCACATAATTCTGATTTGGAAGGATGGTTCGAGGGTGCACTGAGGGAATGAATGTACAGGGTGCCCTGCACAGTGCTCAGCACAGAAAAGGAGGGCCTTGGCAAGTATCAGCTGCCCACATCTGCAGTGGTTAGAATGAGGGTCCTGGGGGTTGGGCCCAGGAGTGGGGCTGTGGTGGTGAGTGGACAGGGCTGGGCTGGAAAGGTCCCCTGAGTGCCCCCTCTCACCTCAGGTTATGGCAACCTGAGCCCCAACACGATGGCCGCCCGCCTCTTCTGCATCTTCTTTGCCCTTGTGGGGATCCCGTTGAACCTCGTGGTGCTCAACCGACTGGGGCATCTCATGCAGCAGGGAGTAAACCACTGCTCCAGCAGGCTGGGGGGCACCTGGCAGGTGAGGGGGCTGCTGGACGGGGTGGGGATGGGTCACTTCTAGAATGAGGGGCTGCGGTGGGAATTGGGGTTACTAATGAGAAGAGGTGGGAGCAGGGGTTACTGGTGGCGTTGTGATGGGATTGGGGGTCACTGGTCAGAATAGAGTCCTCAgtgaaaaaggacattagtggtGGAAGCGGGGTGGGACTGGGCAGACAGGAAGGACATGAGGCACAGGCTCCAGGCAGGGAACCTGGAGACTACGGACCAGGTGAAGAGCCCCCTTCTTACTGGGGAGAGCTCTGGCCTGCCTCCAGCTCCCTCGGCTCCCATGCGTGGGGTAAAGGCCACAGGAGGCCTGGGGACACTGTTGTACCCACAGGACCCGGGCAAGGCGCGGTGGCTGGCCGGCTCTGGCGCCCTTCTCTCTGGCCTCctgctcttcctgctgctgccaCCCCTGCTGTTCTCCCACATGGAGGGCTGGAGCTACATGGAGGGCTTCTACTTCGCCTTCATTACCCTCAGCACCGTGGGCTTTGGCGACTACGTTATTGGTGAGAGTTCCTGGCGGTGGGCTGGCAGGGACATATGGCTGCCTACTCCTCTCACTCATCTGCTCCCGCAGCTGGCGCACCTGCTGTGTGCACGCCATGTGGGGGCTTTTAGGCCCAAAATCCGGAGACACTGTCCTACCCGCCTTTGTTGTGTGACGGGGCTGAGGTCGCTCCGGCCCTTCGTGACCAACGCAGAGAGGTCTGACAGGTCCGCGGGCCCCCCTGTTGTGCTTAGAAGGCCCCACATGACGGGAGTCCCGGCCTCCCTCCCTGGTCCATGCTTGCCCCAGGCTCTCTCTTCCCCACTTCACTCTCTCCCCAGGGAACGCCAGTCCGTCCCACTGCTCCTGGACTGGAGGCCACAGTACCCGCGGATCAGGCAGTAGGGTCTGGGAGACTCCTGGAACCCCAGCCTCCCCAGAGCCCTGTGGGAAAACAGTTGGCAGGCAGATTCTGAGTGCCAGCAAGAAAGGGTCTCATGATCAGTGGACCCAGGGTGGGTTTAATCAGTGGTACTACACGGGCCCCAGAAGCCAGCAGCCTTGTGTAATCAGGCTGAGGCCGATGCCCAGCAGGTGGCAGTGGAGGGACGTGCTGCGCCGTGAGGGAGTGGCTGCGCCCCAGCTCAGCCTCATCACCGCCCCTTCCTGTCCCTGAAGGTGCCGCTGGCACCACCACCGCGCTAGCCTTGAGGGGCTTCGTGCCCTCCCTCTGATCCCGGACCCTATCGCGGGGAGGAGGCCTTGCCCTTCTTCACTCCTTCAGCGACAGGAACCAGCCTGGAAGAATGAAGTTTTACCAAAGTAACAGTCAACTAACTCCTCAGGCAACCTACAGCAACAATTGTCACCCTCATTTTACCGAGGAGgaagctgaagctcagagaggctgagccATCTGCCTGAGATTGCACAGCTAGTAAGATATGAATCTTTATCTATTTGACTCCAAAATTCATACTCTTTCCAGACCACCTAAAAtgtctcctctctgggcctcagtgttccTGCCTATAAAATGAGGCAATCCCTAGAGCTCCTCAGTGCCGTCTAGCCTGTTTGCAAGGTTCCCAGGAAGAGGGGTCAGGTGTTGGGGCCTCACACTGCCCCCTTCTTGATCTCCGTTATCCTCCCTTATCCTAGGAGGTCTGTTGCTCTGGAAGGAAATTCTTGGGAAGATTTCTTCCAACTGGGTCATGCTCCCACCTTTACCCTCAGAGTAGAGAGATGTGTCTCAGGGCAGCTGAGCCCAGTAGCTCCAAGGGCCATACCTGCACCCTCACAGCTCAGAGTATGATTCCTAGATCTGTCATTTCTTCTCTATCTCCACTCTGCCATTTCCCTAGTCCAGGCAGGGTTGTTGCATATAGCTGCACAGGTTGGGCACTGCACAATCCTATAGTTTTGCTACTTACACAGAGTATAATAAGGATGGCACCCATGGGCTTGTGCAGCCTCTCTCCTTGTCCCCTGTTGGCTCTTATGACCTTAAATATTACAAAGGCTATGAAGTCACCTGCCCAACTCCTCTGAAGACCTTCATTGTTTTCCCATAGTTTTAGGATAAAGTCCAAAATCTGTAACCCCCCTCCTACCAACACAATCTGACTGAGGAGACCCAGTCCAGGCTTTAAGCCCAGAGGGACTGCCCGGGCCTGGGACAAGGATGGGCAAGAGCACTCCTGTCCAGCAGCCACTGCAGTGGGCAGAGTTGCCCCTTCACCACATCTCTGGAGACTTGCTACCTCCTGGGCCCCTCGGCAGTCATGGCAGTGCCTCGTAGCAGGTCACCACAATGAGAGCCCCAACTGCTTTACCTTCAAGGGATCTGCCTTATATAGATGGAGACATTGAGGcctggaggagggaagggagttGCATAAGGTCATAGAGCAAGTGAGTCAGGGCAAGTCTAGGATAAACTCCCAAGCCTGGGCCCTTCACACCACCCATGTTTCAGAGTCTTCCATGCCTATTCCTCAAACCTCTCAGCTCTCCTTGTCCTCCAGTAACAGGGACAACCCCTTTCTTGGATGGGGATACTAAGGTCCACCACTTGGCTACTGGGTGTTCATGTCCCTGCATCAGCAGCCACAAGAAGCGCTGTCTTCATAGCCACTCCTCTGCCTGAAGGCTGTGGCCAGAGCCACCCCCAGGTCCCAGCCGGCTGCTCCTCCCCGGCCCCATAGCCTTCAAGCCTCCCAATTGCATTTGCAGCTCAGTTGAGCGCCTTGCCAGCTGCCAGGTCTCCTGCCACTTATGATttcagcttaaaaaaataaaataaaacgggGAGAAGAGCACTTCCTCCACTCTGTCTCCAGGAGCAAGCCAAGCTGGCGGGTGGCAGGGCCAGAAAGCCGGCTCACCACCTGATCTCATTTGGGACCATCAGCGGAATCATGGCCCCATAACCCAATCAGCCTAATCCAATCCCAGCTCCTGCCAGGCAGCAGAGGTCAGCTCCCAGGTGGCAGCCTCATCCCCATGTGGGGGTCCTAGAGAGGGGCCCAGCCTTGGGGGACCTAGAGAGAGAGGCTGTCTTGGGGCCAGCAGGACAGGATGAGGAGTAAAGAGAGGCATGGTACAGGGAGCAACGACAGAAAAGGATGACGAAGAAATAGGAGGGGAGATCTCTACCCTTTGAATGATTCCAATCTGATGAGGGAGGCAACACAGAC harbors:
- the LOC105474564 gene encoding potassium channel subfamily K member 17 isoform X1; protein product: MYRPRTRAGPEDRGWGCAVPSTVLLLFAYLAYLALGTGVFWTLEGRAAQESSRSFQRDKWELLQNFTCLDRPALDSLIRDVVQAYKNGASLLSNTTGMGRWELLGSFFFSVSTITTIGYGNLSPNTMAARLFCIFFALVGIPLNLVVLNRLGHLMQQGVNHCSSRLGGTWQDPGKARWLAGSGALLSGLLLFLLLPPLLFSHMEGWSYMEGFYFAFITLSTVGFGDYVIGESSWRWAGRDIWLPTPLTHLLPQLAHLLCARHVGAFRPKIRRHCPTRLCCVTGLRSLRPFVTNAERSDRSAGPPVVLRRPHMTGVPASLPGPCLPQALSSPLHSLPRERQSVPLLLDWRPQYPRIRQ
- the LOC105474564 gene encoding potassium channel subfamily K member 17 isoform X3; translation: MRRSASAADVVQAYKNGASLLSNTTGMGRWELLGSFFFSVSTITTIGYGNLSPNTMAARLFCIFFALVGIPLNLVVLNRLGHLMQQGVNHCSSRLGGTWQDPGKARWLAGSGALLSGLLLFLLLPPLLFSHMEGWSYMEGFYFAFITLSTVGFGDYVIGESSWRWAGRDIWLPTPLTHLLPQLAHLLCARHVGAFRPKIRRHCPTRLCCVTGLRSLRPFVTNAERSDRSAGPPVVLRRPHMTGVPASLPGPCLPQALSSPLHSLPRERQSVPLLLDWRPQYPRIRQ